Sequence from the Planctomycetota bacterium genome:
CGGCGGTTCAGGAGAACCGCCGCGCAAAAACAGATTATGAAACCAGTTCTAGGACGGAGCGATGAGCGGAAAGAAAAAACATAGCGAGCCGGAGAACGGGCGGGAACCCGAGAAGCCCGAAGCGCAGCCGAAGGCGCCCCCGGAGCCGCCGGCCGGAGAGAATCCGCTGGCGGCGAAAACGCGCGAGTGCGAAGAACTCCTCGACCGCCTGAAACGGACGACCGCCGATTATCTGAACTTCCAGAAGCGGATGGAGCGGCGGCTGGAGGAAGTGAAGCGGTTCGCGGTGCGGGACCTGTTGCTGGACGTCCTGCCGGTCATCGACAACTTCGAGCGGGCCCTCGCGCACGCCGAAGAGCAACCGGAGTTTCAGGCGTTGCTGGACGGCATCCGCCTGGTGCACGACCAGTTGCTGGCGGCTCTGCGGAAGCACGGCGTCGAGCGGATCGAAGCGGA
This genomic interval carries:
- the grpE gene encoding nucleotide exchange factor GrpE, with amino-acid sequence MSGKKKHSEPENGREPEKPEAQPKAPPEPPAGENPLAAKTRECEELLDRLKRTTADYLNFQKRMERRLEEVKRFAVRDLLLDVLPVIDNFERALAHAEEQPEFQALLDGIRLVHDQLLAALRKHGVERIEAEGKPFDPEHHEAVAHLPSEEHPEGHVAGEMQAGYRLHDQTLRPSRVSVSSGMAEESPAPEGKGEREGEPDEDDPGAPGAED